The Aspergillus flavus chromosome 2, complete sequence region AAGGCTCCAAGAGTCCGGCAGTGAAAATCTCACACGCGTCTCCACATCATCCACACTTCTCGAAGTTTCGCCTATCAGATGATCAGATAAAAATGATATTGCCGGTGAAGGCAATCTAATCTGCCCCGCTTGATCGTGGCGGATCGTCTGGACTCTGGAGCCGGAACTTGAAAATTCCACCGACTGATGCTTCAGTAGATACTAGCCAATAAGCCTAGTATGGCATTTTCATGGGTAATTTTGTAGTCCCGAAATGGGAGCAATGGCGACAATCCCAATAAAACTAGGTACGGCTTCGGTAGTTGTGTGGAAATCTGATAACCCTTAAGTGAATGGCTCCACTCTGTTGGCCGGGTTTGGGTGGAGCATGGACAAAGCCAGGGAAAATTGTTAGGATTAGTGACGCTAGCAGCTTCCTGAATATCTCGCAGACTCCCAGTAGACAAGGAATAGAGTGGTTGTCGGTTTCTGTTCATAATTTTCGAGCCCGCCCCGAACCTAGTGGAAAATTGATAGCCCGACTCGCGACAAGTGAAGTCGTGTAGCAGCTGTTTAGACAAGAAAAGGGTATCTTGGTCTCTATTGGTAGCCGGGCAAGCATTGTCCCGCAAAACAAGGGCAACCTGAGGTATTTCAGGACGAGGCTTGCCATGAATGCAAGGATTCCAAAGACAACATTAAGCAATGACACTGGAATATAATCCGGCCTGACACGGTTCAATGAATTCATACTAGTACTACGACCACCACTAGAGAGATATGGATTTGACTCGCTTTCAGTATAGCAGGAGATAGCATTCCGTGGCATGATGAACTACATTTTCATCATTGACCTGAGCAACCGGGCTACGACTGGTGAAGTTGCTGGATATACTCGAGTAAATTGAACGAAGGGAATTTCCTGAGGGCGGGGAAATGTGAGATGTAATCGGTATGAGCTCTTATACAAGACGCTAAATTCCCAAGAATCAGGGAAAGGAGGTTATCGCAAAAGTCGGCTCTTGAAATCTATTCAGACTTATAATGTAGATATTAGTCACATGCCCAGTTCTCAGTTCGTGTGAGACAGGACCGTTGTCTGTGAAGCCCAGAGAGGTCAAGAGCCTTCCCATGCATCAGTCCGTTTTTCCCCACCAGTCTGGATGATCAATACATCCAAGCCGAGGGAGTTGTCCATTCAACCGCTTGAATGCACCCTTATTGACCTTTGGCCTACTTTTAAAACTCATGTATTCTAGTTGAGGGAAAGTATcctatagtaaatataacGTAGGTCAACTTGTGTCGAAACAAGGCCAATGGAAGGCACGTTTGCAGGACTCACTGGAATCTGATCGATAACTTGATCCATTTCATGCGGTGTCAGTCCAAATTCCATCCCACAACGATAGTCGAACAACAGCACGCTAATCCGATGCGATCCTAACCGAGGGATATGGCATTGCCAATCCTGTCTTTCCTTATGGCTACGCTCCACATCGAGATATAAAAGACTGAGTCTTGGAAACCTTAGTCCGCGTAGTATTGCATCGTATTGAGGGATTCTGTGATTGTCGATGAGATACATTCTTGCTTGTTCGATGAAATTAGCATAAAATTGTCGGCGTTATTGAACGACCCTCTCAAGTGATTTCAAGATATTAGAAACGATCTCTGGCAAAGCGAGGGCATATCGTGGGGCTCTCATCTCATTGTTGTCATTCATTGTGGGAACTAGATGTTGTGATTGACGAGGTAGTGTCGGAGTACAGGTAAGAAGTACATTTTGCAGCAAGACTCTTTCGTCCAATTGTATTAATGTGTGGTCCTATCGGAAGCGGCCCGCGTTTAGTCGGATTTTGAATCGACGCGATACTGTTTGGAGCGGGGTTGAACACTGGGCCCGGATGTTGCCCCGGGTCCACTGACTTACTCCCTTACACAGTCAGACGTGACAGTTATGCTTAAAGCTGATACTTTATGGATGGTCCAATAGAATGCGTGGAGCGGATAGACCTCTTTTCTACTCTTTTGGATGGGAGGACGCTATGATACTGACGGTAAGCATGACTTCCACGTAAGCCGGTTCTACCATGCGAGAAATTCATTGACCAGAACAACAGACTCGCTTCTTTCCCAGGATTTCATTCTTCCTGTTGGCAAAAGTCTATCAATCAACGCCGCAACCATCCAGACCCCTCAGCAAGAACCACGTGAGCGGCCCGTATGAACCGAGACGCAAGCATATAAATTGGAATCATGGCATGCCAAATCCACTACCAGAAGACCTAGACAATATTACTGACGAATATCATTCAATATGGAGCAATACGACGTAGCAGTTGTCGGACTTGGTGTCCTAGGAAGTGCAGCGGCCTACCAAGCCGCgcagaggggaaagaaagtcaTCGCATTTGAGCAATTCGAATTTGGTCACGTACACGGGGCCTCCCACGATACATCACGCATTATTAGGACCTCGAACCCCCTACCCGAATACGTGAAGCTCGCTCGGTCTGCCTATAAAGACTGGGCTGAGTTGGAAGAAGCGACCGGCCAAAAGCTGCTTACTATCACTGGAGGCCTGGTTTTCGTCCCGCGGGAGAAGGCCTCACCATTCGAAAGTTTAATCAACACTCTAAAAGTCACAAACTTACCCCATGAAATTCTGAATGCCACGGAGGTGAAAAAGCGCTGGCCCCAGTTCGACATCCCCGACACGGTAGATGCAGTGTACACGGCCGACACGGGTATAGCCCATGCGTCCAAAACAGTTGCCGCCATGCAGTATTTGGCACGTTCCAAGGGCGCGATCCTGAAGGAGAATACACCTGTCGACCGTGTGGTCCCCAAGAAGGAGGGAGGGGTTACTATTCAGACACCGAAAGGAGAATTCCACGCAGCCAAGGTGATTCTCACAACCGATGCGTGGACGAATAAGCTACTCGCACCTTTGGGAGTCCATATTCCCCTGTCTGTCATGCAGGAACAAGTCACCTACTTCAAGCCGACAGATACAGCTGCTTTCCAGCCCAATCGGTTTCCCGTGTGGATTTGGGGCGGGGATCCGGCCTTCTATGGGTTCCCATGTTACGGCGAGCCGACTATCAAAGCCGGTCGTGACTGGTCGAACAACTTGATGACACCTGAGCAACGTACCTATGTACCGTCGCCCCAGTTGTTTGAGCAGCTTTCCTCATTTATGAAGAGCTTTATACCCGACAAGGAACGTCAGCCGCTTCGCACTGTCACTTGTCAGTACACGATCACACCAGACCGACAGTTCATTATCAGCCCACTggacaacaacaaagacatcATTGTGGGCCTGGGTGCTGCGCATGCCTTCAAGTTTGCCCCCGCCTTTGGTCGCGCTCTGGCTGAGCTAGCAATCGATGGAATGACTAAGGAGGATGTCTCAAAGTTTGGGATTCCAAAGAGTGCTTCTTCTAGTAGCaagctataatatatctaaCGACCTGCTGTTGTTTCCGTCTGTCGAGTAATTGAGCAATTGAATTATCAGCCATGAGATAAATCAAATGAGAACTGACTCCAAACGTAATCGTTCTGACATATTCATTAACGTGGTAATATCCTACTCAGCAGAACCAAGTTTCAAGACGGGAGATGGTCCCCAGCATTCGGCTCACCACCTGGCCGTTTCTTCATAATCCTATGCCCATACAAAAACCAAATAAACACGCCGTCAAGCACAGCACCCCCAACAATATCGCCAAGCGTAACCGGAATCACACTCTGGTAAATAAACTTCCCAACCCCAAAATTCGTACCGTAAAACATCCCAATCGGCACGAGAAAGAAGTTTGCAATGCAATGCTGATACCCAACCGCAACAAACGTCCAAATCGGAATTCAAATCGCATAGATCTTGGAGACTTTATCTTTGCAGGATATGGAGAGGAATATCGCCAAGCCCACGAGCCAGTTACATCCCACCCCTCTTAGAAAATTGACGGACCATTGCACGTTGACCCGTCCTTCGGCTTGCGTGACGGCGAAACCTTTGAGTGTATCTGTGGACAGGGTATCAGACCACCAGCACAGAAAGCCCGCCACGAATAGACAGCCTGCCAAGTTGAAGATGTAGGATAGGACTAAATTGCGGACAAGGTCGAGCCATGTGGTCCTCCGCATGAACGTGCTTAATATCAAGACGAACACATTGGCTGTGAAGAGCTCTGTATTGACGATGGTGAGGATGACGAAGCCGGTTGGAAAGGCAAAGCTAGATAGCAGTGTAGCAAGCCCAGGGTTTTCGGCGCGCAGAGAGGGAGAGCCTCCCGCAACGATTAGGCTGAAAAGAGCACCGATGGATAAGAAAGCCCCAGCGAGGAACGATTTGAGAAGTAAGTCTGGCCAGGGTAATCGCGCTTTTGCGATACCGGAGCTAACCAGCAGGTTCAAGGTCTCCTTGGTGGGATCGAAAGTTGGGTCCATTTTAGCAAGCTGAAGAGACCATCCCAGGATTGTTTAGAGATACGGTAACTGGATCTCAACTTAGCAAATTTCTGACGTTGTGAGAACTGACAATATCTGAGTTACATACTTCTGCTGTTACTTTATCAAGTTTGAAAAGCTGACGTTGCAACATCGGCTCCAATCGTAGCCTGTCATACACAAACA contains the following coding sequences:
- a CDS encoding uncharacterized protein (expressed protein) → MYLIDNHRIPQYDAILRGLRFPRLSLLYLDVERSHKERQDWQCHIPRLGSHRISVLLFDYRCGMEFGLTPHEMDQVIDQIPDTFPQLEYMSFKSRPKVNKGAFKRLNGQLPRLGCIDHPDWWGKTD
- a CDS encoding putative sarcosine oxidase codes for the protein MEQYDVAVVGLGVLGSAAAYQAAQRGKKVIAFEQFEFGHVHGASHDTSRIIRTSNPLPEYVKLARSAYKDWAELEEATGQKLLTITGGLVFVPREKASPFESLINTLKVTNLPHEILNATEVKKRWPQFDIPDTVDAVYTADTGIAHASKTVAAMQYLARSKGAILKENTPVDRVVPKKEGGVTIQTPKGEFHAAKVILTTDAWTNKLLAPLGVHIPLSVMQEQVTYFKPTDTAAFQPNRFPVWIWGGDPAFYGFPCYGEPTIKAGRDWSNNLMTPEQRTYVPSPQLFEQLSSFMKSFIPDKERQPLRTVTCQYTITPDRQFIISPLDNNKDIIVGLGAAHAFKFAPAFGRALAELAIDGMTKEDVSKFGIPKSASSSSKL
- a CDS encoding Formate/nitrite transporter-domain-containing protein, with product MDPTFDPTKETLNLLVSSGIAKARLPWPDLLLKSFLAGAFLSIGALFSLIVAGGSPSLRAENPGLATLLSSFAFPTGFVILTIVNTELFTANVFVLILSTFMRRTTWLDLVRNLVLSYIFNLAGCLFVAGFLCWWSDTLSTDTLKGFAVTQAEGRVNVQWSVNFLRGVGCNWLVGLAIFLSISCKDKHCIANFFLVPIGMFYGTNFGVGKFIYQSVIPVTLGDIVGGAVLDGVFIWFLYGHRIMKKRPGGEPNAGDHLPS